In Leuconostoc kimchii IMSNU 11154, one genomic interval encodes:
- a CDS encoding aldo/keto reductase, with the protein MSLTDTYTLSNGVKIPVLGFGTWQSADGDVAYQAVKWALDAGYRHIDTAAIYGNESSVGRAIKDSGVPREELFVTSKLWNDAHSHDAALEALDTSLDKLGLDYLDLYLIHWPNPSGIQAQGSDAWKSANADTWRAFEEAYASGKVKAIGVSNFQIHHLEALAQTQNIAPMVNQNFLNPSDQQADLVAYNTAHNILNEAYSPLGTGKLVDLPQVSNLAEKYGKSIPQILIRWSLDKGFLPLPKSTHESYIQANTDVFDFTLTPEDIGSLDKLQSVGELHLDADKATF; encoded by the coding sequence ATGTCCCTTACAGATACGTACACACTAAGTAATGGCGTTAAAATCCCTGTTCTTGGCTTTGGTACTTGGCAATCGGCCGATGGTGATGTGGCTTATCAAGCTGTCAAATGGGCACTTGATGCTGGTTACCGCCACATTGACACAGCCGCTATATATGGTAATGAATCATCCGTTGGTCGTGCCATCAAAGACTCTGGTGTGCCACGAGAAGAATTATTTGTCACATCTAAGCTTTGGAATGATGCCCATAGCCACGATGCGGCGCTCGAAGCACTCGATACATCACTTGATAAATTAGGCTTGGACTATCTTGATCTATATTTAATCCACTGGCCTAATCCATCAGGTATACAAGCCCAGGGTTCGGACGCTTGGAAATCTGCAAATGCTGATACTTGGCGTGCCTTCGAGGAAGCATATGCTTCTGGAAAAGTTAAAGCCATTGGTGTGTCTAACTTTCAAATCCATCATCTCGAAGCGTTGGCTCAAACGCAAAATATTGCACCTATGGTCAATCAAAACTTCCTTAATCCTTCCGATCAACAAGCTGATCTTGTTGCTTATAACACAGCGCACAACATTTTGAATGAAGCCTACTCACCGCTTGGTACTGGTAAGTTAGTTGATCTCCCTCAAGTAAGCAACTTAGCTGAAAAGTACGGCAAGTCAATTCCTCAAATTCTCATTCGTTGGTCATTGGACAAAGGATTTCTACCTTTACCAAAATCAACCCATGAATCATACATTCAAGCAAATACTGATGTGTTTGACTTCACATTAACGCCTGAAGATATAGGATCTCTGGATAAATTACAATCTGTTGGCGAGTTACATTTAGATGCTGACAAGGCAACATTCTAA
- a CDS encoding metal ABC transporter solute-binding protein: MKKLIAIMAVVLIAIVGFATVKGASPKKNTDNITIVASTDFYAEIAQTVVGNHGKATAIIKSANVSPEDYEPTTTVAKKVSGADIALANGLGYDSWLNKLAKTSQKTQLIRIGENVLNEKAGINPHLWNNPDTMTKTAQYLADTLSKKDPTHKKDYQANAKKYIASLKPVTALITDLKKDAHNQSVAQTEPVFEYMLTALGYKVMDTDFSEAIEEGNDPSPATLTNLKSAITNHKIAFLVNNKQTTSATVSNLVSLAKENDVPVINVTETIPNGENYVTWKLSELKQIQKIKP; this comes from the coding sequence ATGAAAAAATTAATCGCTATTATGGCCGTTGTTCTCATTGCTATTGTGGGTTTCGCTACCGTTAAAGGTGCTTCACCAAAGAAAAACACCGATAACATCACAATTGTCGCATCAACCGATTTTTACGCAGAAATTGCACAAACCGTCGTTGGTAATCATGGTAAAGCCACAGCTATCATCAAAAGCGCCAACGTTTCCCCTGAAGACTATGAGCCAACAACAACTGTTGCTAAAAAAGTCAGTGGTGCCGATATTGCGCTTGCTAATGGTTTAGGCTATGATTCATGGCTAAATAAGCTCGCTAAAACATCTCAAAAAACGCAACTTATTCGGATTGGCGAAAATGTTTTGAACGAAAAAGCTGGCATTAATCCCCATCTTTGGAACAACCCAGATACAATGACTAAAACCGCACAATATTTAGCTGATACGTTATCTAAAAAAGACCCAACACATAAAAAAGATTACCAGGCCAATGCAAAAAAATATATTGCTAGCCTCAAACCAGTGACAGCTCTAATCACCGATCTCAAAAAAGACGCTCATAACCAATCAGTGGCCCAAACCGAACCCGTATTTGAATACATGTTAACAGCTTTAGGCTACAAGGTTATGGATACTGATTTCTCAGAAGCTATTGAAGAAGGCAATGACCCTTCTCCTGCAACATTGACAAACCTGAAATCAGCGATCACAAACCACAAAATCGCTTTCTTAGTTAATAATAAGCAAACAACCAGCGCAACAGTTTCTAATCTTGTATCGTTGGCCAAAGAAAATGATGTGCCTGTGATTAATGTGACTGAAACAATTCCAAATGGTGAAAATTACGTGACTTGGAAATTATCAGAACTAAAACAAATACAGAAAATCAAGCCATAA
- a CDS encoding ABC transporter ATP-binding protein, with the protein MLLEVNHLAKVFKTRFSKETTTALRDVDFSVEKGEYIAIMGESGSGKTTLLNILATLERPTNGAVSLNGTNINGIKSNDLAKFRREHLGFVFQDFNLLDTLNVRDNIYLPLVLNRKPIQMMQERIGTLAPLLHISEILSKQPFELSGGQKQRVAIARALMTHPDLILGDEPTAALDSKNSDRLLKLFEKINDEGQTILMVTHSSVVASHAKRVLFIKDGMIYHQLYRAERSTSDFNKEINLAMSSVLGGN; encoded by the coding sequence ATGTTACTAGAGGTTAATCATTTAGCAAAGGTTTTTAAAACACGTTTTTCAAAGGAAACAACAACGGCATTGCGTGATGTTGATTTTAGTGTTGAGAAAGGTGAATATATCGCGATTATGGGTGAATCAGGTAGTGGTAAAACAACACTCCTTAATATATTGGCAACACTAGAACGGCCAACTAACGGCGCCGTATCATTAAATGGTACGAATATAAATGGGATTAAATCCAATGATTTAGCAAAATTTCGCCGCGAGCATTTGGGATTTGTTTTTCAAGATTTTAATTTACTAGATACATTGAATGTACGTGATAATATTTATTTACCTTTGGTGTTGAATCGAAAGCCAATTCAAATGATGCAAGAACGTATTGGTACATTAGCGCCGTTACTTCACATCTCGGAAATATTAAGTAAACAACCCTTTGAACTATCAGGTGGTCAAAAACAACGTGTGGCCATTGCAAGAGCTTTGATGACACATCCTGACTTAATTTTAGGAGATGAGCCCACCGCGGCGTTAGATTCAAAAAATTCAGACCGATTGTTAAAATTGTTTGAAAAAATTAATGATGAAGGGCAAACAATTTTAATGGTGACGCATTCAAGTGTTGTTGCTAGTCATGCTAAACGTGTGCTGTTTATTAAAGATGGTATGATCTATCATCAATTGTATCGTGCTGAGCGTAGTACATCAGACTTTAACAAAGAAATCAACTTAGCCATGAGTAGTGTGTTAGGAGGCAATTG
- a CDS encoding MarR family winged helix-turn-helix transcriptional regulator codes for MSESDNIIQELNTFVQTYAASSEFIRTTTAQQINATQAHLLMLLQSQNATNTTLADKMKLSKPAITKAIKNLTAHGYVSATQDPVDKRSIKYKVTPAGVELAKQHELSHQSLHQEIDATIANFTPQQQETIMTFLVQINHLKDDHS; via the coding sequence ATGTCAGAATCCGACAACATTATTCAAGAACTCAACACCTTTGTCCAAACGTACGCGGCAAGTTCTGAGTTCATTCGCACAACGACAGCACAACAAATCAATGCCACACAGGCACATCTGCTCATGCTGCTACAATCTCAAAACGCTACTAATACCACGCTTGCCGACAAAATGAAGCTGAGTAAGCCAGCAATTACCAAAGCCATTAAGAACTTGACTGCTCATGGCTATGTATCAGCAACACAAGATCCGGTAGACAAGCGCAGTATTAAGTACAAAGTTACACCTGCTGGTGTTGAATTAGCAAAACAACATGAACTTTCTCATCAAAGTTTACATCAAGAAATTGATGCCACAATTGCTAATTTCACACCACAGCAACAAGAAACAATTATGACATTTCTTGTTCAAATTAATCACTTAAAGGATGATCACTCATGA